One stretch of Caldinitratiruptor microaerophilus DNA includes these proteins:
- a CDS encoding FMN-binding glutamate synthase family protein, with product MWLLAWLLGGAAVLAGAWLLAAALGRRLVDAAVDRALRRLLTEPYHENLWELVTGFGHNPPGPTLENALRARAGRAIRRPIGTGRRFRDFRGLLFRPAQLTRRPLEPDEPVDTRVTIGPQARRPVHLDIPVLLAAMGYGVAVSERVAVALARGAALAGTACNAGKGPLLPAVRREARILVVQYTGTPWTSDPAVLRQADMVEIWFGQGAQAGLEPTLEPGDVPRQAAEAMGFGDDEVVVLPSGATDRRDAQTLRRLVHDLRAVTGGVPIGVKLAAGHDLEADLDVALAAGVDFISLDGAQGGTHAAPPILADDFGLPTLHALCRARRHLDARGTGGRVSLLVGGGLLTPGDCLKCLALGADAVYMGTAALFAATHEQVTRAMPWEPPTELVWATGVLARRFDPARGAESLARFLRAVTDEMVIGARALGKRALRDVNRDDLVALDPETAAITGVPLAYGFPAADAPQADPARRQHG from the coding sequence GTGTGGCTGCTGGCCTGGCTCCTGGGCGGAGCCGCGGTGCTCGCGGGAGCGTGGCTGCTGGCGGCCGCCCTGGGGCGCCGGCTGGTCGACGCCGCGGTCGACCGTGCCCTCCGCCGGCTCCTGACCGAACCGTACCACGAGAACCTCTGGGAACTGGTGACCGGCTTCGGTCACAACCCCCCGGGACCCACGCTCGAAAATGCGCTCCGCGCCCGGGCAGGACGGGCGATCAGGCGCCCGATCGGCACCGGCAGGCGCTTCCGGGACTTCCGCGGTCTTCTCTTCCGCCCCGCCCAGTTGACCCGGCGCCCGCTCGAACCCGACGAGCCGGTGGACACCCGCGTGACCATCGGGCCACAGGCGCGCCGGCCCGTTCACCTGGACATCCCCGTCCTGCTGGCCGCCATGGGATACGGCGTGGCCGTCAGCGAGCGGGTCGCCGTGGCGCTGGCGCGGGGGGCCGCCCTGGCCGGCACGGCCTGCAACGCCGGCAAGGGACCCCTGCTCCCCGCCGTACGCCGCGAGGCCCGCATTCTCGTCGTACAGTACACGGGCACGCCTTGGACGTCCGACCCGGCAGTATTGCGACAGGCAGACATGGTGGAGATCTGGTTCGGGCAGGGCGCGCAGGCGGGCCTGGAACCCACCCTGGAGCCGGGCGACGTGCCCCGGCAGGCGGCAGAGGCCATGGGATTCGGCGACGACGAGGTGGTCGTGCTCCCCTCCGGGGCGACGGATCGCCGCGATGCCCAGACGCTGCGCCGCCTGGTGCACGACCTGCGCGCCGTCACGGGCGGGGTCCCGATCGGGGTGAAGCTGGCAGCCGGCCACGACCTGGAGGCGGACCTCGACGTGGCCTTGGCCGCCGGGGTCGACTTCATCTCCCTCGACGGCGCCCAGGGCGGGACGCACGCCGCGCCACCCATCCTGGCGGACGACTTCGGCCTCCCGACCCTGCACGCGCTCTGCCGTGCCCGCCGCCACCTGGACGCGCGGGGGACGGGTGGGAGGGTGAGCCTCCTGGTCGGCGGCGGCCTCCTCACCCCCGGCGACTGCCTGAAGTGCCTGGCCCTCGGCGCGGACGCCGTGTACATGGGTACGGCGGCCCTCTTCGCCGCCACGCACGAGCAGGTTACCCGGGCCATGCCCTGGGAGCCGCCCACGGAGCTGGTGTGGGCGACCGGTGTCCTCGCCCGCCGCTTCGACCCCGCGCGCGGCGCAGAGAGCCTGGCCCGGTTCCTCAGGGCGGTGACCGACGAGATGGTGATCGGCGCCCGCGCGCTGGGCAAGCGGGCGCTCCGGGACGTGAACCGGGACGATCTCGTGGCCCTGGACCCGGAGACCGCCGCCATCACGGGCGTGCCGCTCGCCTACGGTTTCCCGGCCGCGGATGCGCCGCAAGCCGACCCCGCTCGCCGGCAGCACGGATAG
- a CDS encoding holo-ACP synthase — MRLVGAGIDIIEVDRVRRAAERTPRFLTRVFTPAELAYAGAAPAHRWRRLAARFAAKEAALKALGTGLRRARWQEVEVVPGPLGRPGLRLTGSLAERAARLGVTALHLSISHSRHYAVAQVLALGE; from the coding sequence ATGCGCCTGGTGGGAGCGGGGATCGACATCATCGAGGTGGACCGCGTGCGCCGGGCCGCCGAGCGCACTCCCCGCTTCCTGACCCGGGTCTTCACCCCCGCCGAGCTGGCTTACGCCGGGGCGGCGCCGGCGCACCGCTGGCGCCGCCTCGCCGCGCGCTTTGCCGCCAAGGAGGCCGCGCTGAAGGCCCTCGGTACCGGCCTCCGGCGGGCGCGCTGGCAGGAGGTGGAGGTCGTCCCTGGTCCGCTCGGCCGTCCCGGGCTCCGGCTGACGGGCTCGCTGGCCGAAAGGGCCGCCCGCCTGGGGGTGACGGCCTTGCACCTCAGCATCTCGCACTCACGCCACTACGCCGTCGCCCAGGTCCTGGCGCTGGGGGAGTGA
- a CDS encoding NAD(P)H-hydrate dehydratase — MWAVTAEQMRAMEQETQDRYGIPPLALMENAGRAVAEVAWQVLTGAGPAGSLDDGPAFAGLPGSPWLVRVRPAPGLPGPASGTPGPRPPLAPGGRPPRVVVVAGHGNNGGDGLAAARHLHAWGAEVRVLLYGHPDRLTPDARVNFRACQEAGLVTLPLADGRAPVSEWLAQADLVIDALLGTGVRGAPREPVAGAIGAVMAAGRPVLAVDVPSGIDADAGAVPGPAVRAQWTVTFGAPKLGLFLYPAAGLTGEVWVAGIGLPAGVEPPGPAVYPLALPARAGARLPRPGEDAHKGTRGRVLVVGGSRPMPGAVALAAQAALRAGAGLVVAAVPDPAAGLVASRAAEIITHGLPAAADGGFGPGAAEAVLPLVERSVALAVGPGIGQGDWAMDLVRRLVLTAGRPVVLDADGLRAFAARPEDLQSAPAPVVLTPHAGELALLLGTTPEAVQADRPAAVREAARRTGQTVVLKGPHTLVATGGAPLTVWVNLTGNRALATAGSGDVLTGIILGLIGQGMDPREAAVTGVALHGFAADRIAARIAPDGILAGDLLGELPAARAALARLGEEAPAHWK, encoded by the coding sequence ATGTGGGCGGTCACGGCAGAGCAGATGCGGGCGATGGAGCAGGAGACGCAGGACCGCTACGGCATCCCGCCCCTCGCCCTCATGGAAAACGCCGGGCGGGCCGTGGCGGAAGTGGCCTGGCAGGTCCTCACGGGTGCAGGCCCTGCGGGCAGCCTTGACGACGGCCCCGCCTTCGCCGGTCTCCCCGGCTCGCCCTGGCTGGTGCGGGTTCGCCCCGCGCCGGGCCTTCCCGGCCCGGCGTCCGGGACGCCCGGCCCGCGTCCCCCTCTTGCCCCGGGCGGGCGCCCGCCCCGGGTCGTGGTCGTGGCCGGGCACGGCAACAACGGGGGCGACGGCCTGGCCGCTGCCCGGCACCTGCACGCCTGGGGCGCGGAAGTCCGGGTTCTCCTTTACGGCCATCCCGACCGGCTGACGCCCGATGCCCGCGTGAACTTCCGGGCCTGCCAGGAGGCGGGCCTGGTGACCCTGCCCCTGGCTGACGGCCGGGCCCCCGTGAGCGAGTGGCTCGCCCAGGCGGACCTCGTCATCGATGCCCTTCTCGGAACCGGCGTGCGCGGCGCGCCCCGCGAGCCGGTGGCGGGAGCCATCGGGGCGGTGATGGCCGCGGGCCGGCCGGTCCTGGCCGTCGACGTCCCGTCCGGCATCGATGCCGACGCCGGTGCGGTCCCCGGCCCCGCCGTGCGGGCGCAGTGGACGGTCACGTTCGGCGCCCCGAAGCTGGGCCTCTTCCTCTACCCGGCGGCCGGGCTCACGGGGGAGGTGTGGGTGGCCGGCATCGGCCTGCCGGCCGGCGTGGAGCCGCCGGGACCGGCCGTCTACCCGCTGGCCCTCCCGGCCCGGGCCGGCGCGCGCCTTCCCCGGCCCGGGGAGGACGCCCACAAGGGTACCCGGGGCCGGGTCCTGGTCGTCGGCGGCTCCCGGCCGATGCCGGGGGCCGTCGCCCTGGCCGCCCAGGCGGCCTTGCGGGCCGGGGCCGGCCTGGTGGTGGCGGCGGTGCCGGATCCGGCAGCGGGCCTCGTGGCAAGCCGCGCGGCGGAGATCATCACCCACGGACTGCCCGCCGCGGCGGATGGCGGCTTCGGCCCCGGGGCGGCCGAGGCCGTGCTCCCGCTCGTCGAGCGGTCCGTCGCCCTGGCGGTGGGGCCGGGCATCGGCCAGGGGGACTGGGCCATGGACCTCGTGCGAAGGCTCGTGCTCACGGCGGGCCGGCCCGTCGTCCTCGACGCCGACGGCCTCCGGGCCTTCGCCGCCCGCCCGGAGGACCTGCAGAGTGCCCCGGCCCCCGTGGTTCTCACGCCCCATGCGGGCGAACTCGCCCTGCTCCTGGGCACCACCCCCGAGGCCGTGCAGGCCGACCGCCCCGCCGCCGTCCGGGAGGCGGCCCGGCGCACGGGGCAGACGGTGGTGCTGAAGGGGCCGCACACGCTGGTGGCGACGGGCGGCGCGCCGCTGACGGTGTGGGTGAACCTCACTGGCAACCGCGCGCTGGCGACGGCCGGATCCGGCGACGTGCTGACCGGCATCATCCTGGGGCTGATCGGCCAGGGCATGGACCCGCGCGAGGCGGCCGTGACCGGGGTGGCGCTGCACGGCTTCGCCGCCGACCGGATCGCCGCCCGCATCGCTCCGGACGGGATCCTGGCCGGCGACCTGCTCGGCGAGCTGCCCGCCGCCCGGGCGGCGTTGGCCCGGCTCGGAGAGGAGGCGCCCGCTCATTGGAAGTGA